The genomic DNA TAAATCTTATCAAGCAGAAAATATTCTCAAAAAAGGACTCCAAATTAGTCCGAATCATCAACAGGCCTATTGGGAATTAGCCGATGCTTATTTTTTTCAAAAACAATTTGATAAAAGCTTGTTTTTATTGGAAAAAGCTATTAAACTTGAATCAAAAGTATTTGTTTCCCACCTCAGGGCGATTAGATTTGCCCAAAAAATAGGAGATTATGAGTTAGCTGAGAAAAAAATTCAAGAGGCAATTAAAATCAATCATATTTGGGAACAAGAACTTAGAAATAATATGGAATAGGGGCACATTTTTCGCAGAGTTTAAAAAATCTAAAATCAAAAAATCGCCCTCCCGAGCGCCAGCGAAAGGGGGAGATTTTTTTATTAAAAAGATTCTTTAAGATTTTAATTTTTTATAATAATTTTTTTGCTTTTTTCTTTTTTGACTTTCGGTATTCTGACTATTAAAACCCCCTCTTTCATTTCAGCTATAATCCGACTGGGGTCGGTTTCTTTCGGTAAAATAACTTGACGAGAAAACAGCCCCCAATAACATTCTTGATAAAAATAATCTTTCTGACCGATTTCGTCCGGTTTTTGACGATTGCCCCTTATTGATAAAACATCATTTTCAACAAAGATATCTAAATTTTCCGGCCTGATTCCAGCAATTGGTGATTGAACAACAATTTCTTCTTCTGTTTGATAAACATCAATTGCCAATTCACCCTCTGGTTCAAACCAATCCTCTTTTTTAACTTCAATTTCGGCCGAAGAAGAAAGTTTACTTTCTTTGACCTCCCGAGCCGCCGCCAGAGGCGGCGAAGAAGATTTGTCTTCCTTGAGCCCTTCTTCTTTTTTTTGTTCCGGCTCTTTAACAGAAATTTTAATCCCCATTCCTTTTTTAAGTTTTTCTAAAAAATCGGTCATAGGCAAATACTTTTTAATTTTTTAATTTTTTTAAAAGCAGAAAGAATAAATATTGCCAATCCGGTCAAAATAATAAAGATAATTAAAATAGAATTTATTCCGCCAATTTTCATTATAGAAAAATTATAAAAACCGTGCAAGAAAGTAGCCAGAATTAATCCCCAAAAAATAAGTTTTTTTCTTTTTTTTGTTTCATAAACTGCCAGGGCTAAAAAATAGCCAACCAGGCCGGAACAAAGAGCATGTAAAAAAGTGGCTGAAATAAAACGGATGAAAACAATGCCAATGGTTTCAAAAATTAAAAAGGGTTTGCCCCAAGGTAAAATTAAAATTAAAATATTTTCCAAAGCGGCAAAACCCAGAGCGGAAATTATCATATAAAGCATTAGGTCAACTGGCTCATCCAATTCGGAACTAAAAAGAACATATTTTCTTACGACTAAATATTTTAAAAATTCTTCCATTCCGGCCCAAAAGAAAATAAAAATAAGATAAAAAAAGAGCCGCGATTCTGTTAAACCGATAATGGTTCCCCAAAAACCGAAAAAAGTTAGAAAGGAAGCAATCAATAAAATCGGCAAAACGGAAAGCATGCCCAAAAAGAAAATTTTCAAAATCATCCGGTTTGATTCCGGCTTAACGTCTTTTCTTAAAAAATAAAAAAGCCAGACAACGCTTGGTAAAATTCCAAAAAAAACATAAAACCAATGGCTCATAGCCAATTTTCAATCATTAAACACTTCTTTTTGTTCTTTACCCTGTTAAATAATTTCGCTTTTGGCGAAATTCCCCCTTCGGGGGATTTAACAGGGTGAATCGGTAATTTCTGATAAATCTCTTCAGTAATAAAAGGCATAAAGGGATGTAAAAGTTTTAAATTGGTTTTCAGAATTTCCAAAAGCAGGTATTGGCTAGCCCCCTTTTCTTTTTTATTGGAGCCCTGAAGCCGAGACTTTTCTTTCTCAATAATTTTATCGCAGAAGGTATGCCAGAAATAATGGTAAATTTTTTCTGCTGCTTGGTGAAACTTGAAAGAATCCATCAGTTCGCTAATTTCTTTTGAAAAACCGTTTAATTCCCTTAAAATTTTCTTATCTTTTTTGGATAATTTTGGCTTAATTTTGGGGTCAAAACCTTTTAGATTGGTCAAGACAAACCGGCTGGCATTCCAGATTTTATTGGCAAAATTACGATAACCCTTAATTTTTTCTTCGTAAATTATGGAGTCTGAGCCGGGTTTATTGCCTGTTACCAGAGCCATTCTTAAGGCATCGGCTCCGTAAATATCAATTACTCCCAAAGGATCAATAACATTTCCCTTGGATTTTGACATTTTTTGGCGGTCTTTGTCGCGGACCAAACCATGAAGATAAACATGGCGAAAAGGAACTTTTTTTGTAACATAAAGTCCGAACATTATCATTCTGGCTACCCAGAAAAAGAGAATATCCCAGCCGGTTTCCATCACATCAGTAGGATAATATTTTTTAAAATCTCCGGGTTTCGTTGTCATTAAAGTGGCAAAGGGCCATTGACCAGAAGAAAACCAGGTATCAAAAACCTCACCCTTAGTATTTTTTTTATCGGGAATTTTAATTCCCCAGACAATCTGTCTTGAAATGTTCCAATCTCTTAAATTTTTCATCCAATGAAAAAATATTTTTTCAAAACGTTTAGGAATAAATTTAATTTTTCCATTTTTTACCGCTTTGACAGCCATATCTCTTAAAGAAAGGGGGCCGGATTTTGGTTTATAACAGACCGCTAGATTGTGTTTGTAATTATAATCAATTTTTTCCAACAATCCTTTCTGTTTCAAATCAACAACTATCTTTTCTCTGGCTTCTTTGACTTTCAAGCCGACGTATGGCCCGGTTTTTTCATTAAGTCGGCCATAAAAATCAATTATTTGGCGGATTTCTAAATTATGTCTTTGACCAATTTCGAAATCAATTGGATCGTGGGCCGGGGTTACTTTTACGACGCCTGTCCCGAAATCGGAATCTACCGATTCGTCGGCAATTACCTTTATTTTAAAAAGACCCAGCAGCCCTTTAACTTCTATTGTTTTCCCGACGTATTGTTGATATCTTTTATCTTTAGGGTTAACGGCTAAGGCGGTGTCGCCAAATTTTGTTTCCGGCCTAACTGTCGCTAAAACAAAAGGACCGTATTTTATATAATAAAGAGGATTTTGGCGCTCTTCATATTTTATTTCCAGCTCTGAAAGAGAAGTTTGATGTTTTGTACACCAATTGACAATTCTTTTTCCTTGATAGATTAGTCCGTCTTTTTTCAATTTTTGGAAGGTCTGATAAACAATTTTGATAATATCTTTATCCAAAGTGAATTTTTCCCTTGACCAGTCGCAGGAAGCCCCCAATTTTCTTAGTTGCTCTTCCATTATTTTTTTATTTTTCAAAGT from Candidatus Nealsonbacteria bacterium includes the following:
- a CDS encoding Hsp20/alpha crystallin family protein, with amino-acid sequence MTDFLEKLKKGMGIKISVKEPEQKKEEGLKEDKSSSPPLAAAREVKESKLSSSAEIEVKKEDWFEPEGELAIDVYQTEEEIVVQSPIAGIRPENLDIFVENDVLSIRGNRQKPDEIGQKDYFYQECYWGLFSRQVILPKETDPSRIIAEMKEGVLIVRIPKVKKEKSKKIIIKN
- a CDS encoding PrsW family intramembrane metalloprotease; the protein is MSHWFYVFFGILPSVVWLFYFLRKDVKPESNRMILKIFFLGMLSVLPILLIASFLTFFGFWGTIIGLTESRLFFYLIFIFFWAGMEEFLKYLVVRKYVLFSSELDEPVDLMLYMIISALGFAALENILILILPWGKPFLIFETIGIVFIRFISATFLHALCSGLVGYFLALAVYETKKRKKLIFWGLILATFLHGFYNFSIMKIGGINSILIIFIILTGLAIFILSAFKKIKKLKSICL
- a CDS encoding valine--tRNA ligase, which gives rise to MVKENKFSSRAEPDDRKVRREKRTKFSSNTELLRSKSEGKEEDEVLFAPLADAREKEIPKTYNPKEVEEKIYNLWQKSGFFNPDKLPGKRKKTFTIIMPPPNANGSLHIGHAVFVTLQDIMTRYKRMQGFKTLWLPGADHAGFETQVVFDKKLEKEGRSRFEAPKEKLYQEILQFTLKNKKIMEEQLRKLGASCDWSREKFTLDKDIIKIVYQTFQKLKKDGLIYQGKRIVNWCTKHQTSLSELEIKYEERQNPLYYIKYGPFVLATVRPETKFGDTALAVNPKDKRYQQYVGKTIEVKGLLGLFKIKVIADESVDSDFGTGVVKVTPAHDPIDFEIGQRHNLEIRQIIDFYGRLNEKTGPYVGLKVKEAREKIVVDLKQKGLLEKIDYNYKHNLAVCYKPKSGPLSLRDMAVKAVKNGKIKFIPKRFEKIFFHWMKNLRDWNISRQIVWGIKIPDKKNTKGEVFDTWFSSGQWPFATLMTTKPGDFKKYYPTDVMETGWDILFFWVARMIMFGLYVTKKVPFRHVYLHGLVRDKDRQKMSKSKGNVIDPLGVIDIYGADALRMALVTGNKPGSDSIIYEEKIKGYRNFANKIWNASRFVLTNLKGFDPKIKPKLSKKDKKILRELNGFSKEISELMDSFKFHQAAEKIYHYFWHTFCDKIIEKEKSRLQGSNKKEKGASQYLLLEILKTNLKLLHPFMPFITEEIYQKLPIHPVKSPEGGISPKAKLFNRVKNKKKCLMIENWL